The following proteins come from a genomic window of Oricola thermophila:
- a CDS encoding adenine phosphoribosyltransferase, with amino-acid sequence MTLRENLEAAIRTIPDYPKPGVMFRDITTLLGDARAFRRSIDELVHPYAGTKIDKIAGVEARGFILGGAMSHQLSAGFVPIRKKGKLPHETVRIAYSLEYGVDEMEMHKDAVKKGERVILVDDLIATGGTAEGAVRLLHQMGAEVVAACFVIDLPDLGGRKKIEALGVPVRTLVEFPGD; translated from the coding sequence ATGACATTGCGCGAAAACCTAGAAGCCGCGATCCGCACGATCCCCGACTATCCGAAACCGGGCGTCATGTTCCGCGACATAACCACGCTGCTCGGCGACGCGCGCGCCTTCCGGCGCTCGATCGACGAGCTGGTGCATCCCTATGCCGGCACCAAGATCGACAAGATCGCCGGCGTGGAGGCGCGCGGCTTCATCCTCGGCGGGGCCATGTCCCACCAGCTGTCCGCCGGCTTCGTGCCGATCCGCAAGAAGGGCAAGCTGCCGCACGAGACGGTACGCATCGCCTACAGCCTGGAATATGGCGTCGACGAGATGGAGATGCACAAGGACGCGGTGAAGAAGGGCGAGCGGGTCATCCTGGTCGACGATCTCATCGCCACCGGCGGCACCGCGGAGGGGGCCGTGAGGCTGCTGCACCAGATGGGCGCGGAGGTGGTCGCCGCCTGCTTCGTCATCGACCTGCCGGATCTCGGCGGCCGGAAGAAGATCGAGGCTCTCGGCGTCCCGGTGCGCACGCTCGTAGAATTCCCGGGCGACTGA
- a CDS encoding cytochrome b, whose translation MEHHGTYTPTSGIGKWIDARMPLPRLMYDSFVAYPVPRNLNYAYTFGGILTLMLVAQILTGVVLAMHYVSSTELAFGAVESIMRDVNSGWLLRYMHANGASFFFIAVYLHIFRGMYYGSYKAPRELLWILGCIIYLLMMATGFMGYVLPWGQMSYWGAQVITGFFTAFPLVGEWIQQFLLGGYAVGEPTLNRFFSLHYLLPFMIAGVVVLHVWALHVTGQTNPTGIEVKSKTDTVAFTPYATIKDAFAMMVFFLVFAYFIFYIPNYLGHPDNYTEANPLVTPAHIVPEWYFLPFYAILRAITFNIGPIDSKLGGVLAMFGSIAVLFVMPWLDTSKVRSAVYRPWYKLFFWIFVANAILLGWLGSKPAEGVYTTLAQIGTAYYFAFFLIILPLLGLIEKPRRMPNSITEAVLEKNGAQQVAGTAAASPETRG comes from the coding sequence ATGGAACACCACGGCACCTACACGCCGACCTCCGGAATCGGCAAATGGATCGACGCGCGCATGCCGCTGCCGCGGCTGATGTACGATTCATTCGTCGCCTATCCGGTGCCGCGCAACCTGAACTACGCCTACACCTTCGGCGGCATCCTCACCTTGATGCTCGTCGCCCAGATCCTGACGGGCGTCGTTCTGGCCATGCATTACGTCTCTTCCACGGAACTCGCCTTCGGCGCCGTGGAAAGCATCATGCGCGACGTGAATTCCGGCTGGCTGCTGCGCTACATGCACGCCAACGGCGCGTCCTTCTTCTTCATCGCGGTCTACCTGCATATCTTCCGCGGCATGTATTACGGCTCCTACAAGGCGCCGCGCGAGCTGCTGTGGATCCTCGGCTGCATCATCTACCTGCTCATGATGGCCACCGGCTTCATGGGTTACGTGCTTCCCTGGGGGCAGATGTCATACTGGGGCGCCCAGGTGATCACCGGCTTCTTCACCGCTTTCCCGCTGGTCGGCGAGTGGATCCAGCAGTTCCTGCTGGGCGGCTATGCCGTCGGCGAGCCGACGCTGAACCGGTTCTTCTCGCTGCACTACCTGCTGCCCTTCATGATCGCGGGCGTCGTTGTCCTGCACGTCTGGGCGCTGCACGTGACCGGCCAGACGAACCCGACCGGCATCGAGGTGAAGTCGAAGACCGACACGGTGGCCTTCACGCCCTACGCGACCATCAAGGACGCGTTCGCGATGATGGTGTTCTTCCTCGTCTTCGCCTACTTCATCTTCTACATCCCGAACTATCTCGGCCATCCGGACAACTACACCGAGGCCAACCCGCTGGTGACGCCGGCCCATATCGTGCCCGAATGGTACTTCCTGCCGTTCTACGCGATCCTGCGCGCCATCACCTTCAACATCGGCCCGATCGACTCCAAGCTCGGCGGCGTGCTCGCCATGTTCGGCTCGATCGCGGTGCTGTTCGTGATGCCCTGGCTGGATACATCGAAGGTCCGCTCGGCGGTCTACCGTCCCTGGTACAAGCTGTTCTTCTGGATCTTCGTCGCGAACGCGATCCTGCTCGGCTGGCTCGGCTCCAAGCCGGCGGAAGGCGTCTACACGACGCTGGCACAGATCGGAACGGCCTACTACTTTGCCTTCTTCCTCATCATCCTGCCGCTTCTCGGCCTGATCGAGAAACCGCGCCGGATGCCGAACTCGATCACCGAGGCGGTCCTGGAGAAGAACGGGGCGCAGCAGGTGGCCGGCACCGCGGCGGCTTCGCCGGAAACAAGGGGTTGA
- a CDS encoding cytochrome c1, which produces MRNIIAKIGAAALALTLAVPAASAAEEEAEHTVHYPINKPVEQDWSFAGPFGTYDKAQLQRGLKVYVNVCSACHSLKRVAFRNLEDLGYSEEQIKAFAANYEVEDGPNQDGDMFTRPAIASDYFPSPYENANQAAASNNGAVPPDLSLIAKARGVERGFPQFIFDIFTQYAEGGPDYIYSLLTGYTDDVPDHIEVQDGLYYNPYFANGAALAMAPPLYGDDVEFDDGTPATIEQEARDVAAFLMWAAEPHLVERKEMGFRVMIFLVLFSALLYIAKKQVWSRVEH; this is translated from the coding sequence ATGAGAAACATCATTGCCAAGATCGGTGCCGCGGCCCTCGCCCTGACGCTCGCCGTGCCGGCGGCGTCCGCCGCGGAGGAAGAGGCGGAACACACGGTCCACTATCCGATCAACAAGCCGGTCGAGCAGGACTGGAGCTTCGCCGGGCCGTTCGGCACCTATGACAAGGCGCAGCTGCAACGCGGCCTGAAAGTCTACGTGAACGTGTGCTCAGCCTGCCATTCGCTGAAGCGCGTGGCCTTTCGCAACCTCGAGGACCTCGGCTACTCGGAAGAGCAGATCAAGGCATTCGCGGCCAACTACGAGGTCGAGGACGGCCCGAACCAGGACGGCGACATGTTCACCCGTCCGGCGATCGCTTCGGATTACTTCCCGAGCCCCTACGAGAACGCGAACCAGGCGGCAGCCTCCAACAACGGCGCGGTGCCGCCGGACCTGTCGCTGATCGCCAAGGCGCGCGGCGTCGAACGCGGCTTCCCGCAGTTCATCTTCGACATCTTCACCCAGTACGCGGAAGGCGGCCCCGATTACATCTACTCGCTGCTGACCGGCTACACGGATGACGTTCCGGACCATATCGAGGTCCAGGACGGGCTCTACTACAACCCGTATTTCGCCAATGGCGCGGCACTCGCGATGGCGCCGCCGCTCTATGGCGACGACGTCGAATTCGACGACGGCACCCCCGCCACCATCGAGCAGGAGGCGCGCGACGTTGCCGCCTTCCTGATGTGGGCTGCGGAGCCGCACCTCGTCGAGCGCAAGGAAATGGGCTTCCGGGTCATGATCTTCCTGGTGCTGTTCTCGGCATTGCTCTACATCGCCAAGAAGCAGGTGTGGTCGCGCGTCGAGCACTGA